Sequence from the Castanea sativa cultivar Marrone di Chiusa Pesio chromosome 12, ASM4071231v1 genome:
AGCAGCTTTTCATGTAACACCAGCAAACCGCGTTTCAAGCACCACACGGAATAGAAGAAAAGCCTCTCTATTTATAAGCATCGAGGGTCCAAACCATTGAGCTGTAGCAGATTCTTGAAATGCAGTATCTGAAAGTTCATGTTCATCatgatttatttttactttacaATCAATAGTGATCAAGCAATGCTAGTAGACacaccaaaaaatatatttaaatactttGGCCCACCACTTGCACCACGcctcaacaattttttttttttaatttttaaatttttttggaaaatgctaaagttactGCAAAAAATACTTATAAACTGATATCACAATAAATGTGAttgtttccatttttattttattttattatttttataattcaatagttgatGGAAGATTTGAACCTTGAACGTCTCAGTTGGAAACACCAATAGGTGCCACTTGAGTTTCAAGGCAATTAGCTGATTGTTACCACTTTAGCAACATAATAAATGAATCACTGAGTGACTTTTTTTGCGATCAGTgacacatcagtttgtaaaattGTAATAAACAAAACATCACTCAAAAATTGTGGTCACTAGACTTATTGGTAGTGAATCTTCATGTGTTACTTTACCAATTAACACACACATAAGCTATAAGGTTACATTACAAAGAAGTCAAATTTACCAATTATTTTTGCAAAAGAACAATTGGAATCGCATACTAACATATGCCATAAAATcaaattgatataaatattatataacatATGAAATAAGattgttttatatttaatcaACTCTCCATTTAGCAAAAGCAAATTCATATGATTGTGACTGTGATGTGATTAAGAATCTCTAGGCATAAAGCCTAGAAAAGACGATGATTATATGAAAGgggattttcttttgtttttgtcatcAGTGGaagttataaaatataaaaactaggggggttttttttttctttctctcacagAAAAATAGATATGGAAGGAAATTCAAATTACGATTAGTTGTGGAAAAGATAGGAAAGAATCTGATTCCGATTCCGATGCTTTGAGAGCTTTATAAAGAGTTCCACGTTTCCATATCCCAAAGTGAGAATCAATTCCCATTGTGGTTACAGGAATCACCACCGATACTCAAataatcagagagagagagagagagagtttagatTTTAGAATTGAAAACCGAGCAATAGTCATTTCTTCAAGATATCAGCGCATTTTAAAGGGAGAGTGAGATAGGACGGTGTGTCGTTTTATGAAAAAGTTAAGCCAGTCTGTATAAATGACATGACGTTTTTTAAGGCTAAACTATTTGGAAACAacttttttagctttttgttgAAATGTGCTAAAATGTACTTATatcttgaaaaagaagaaaaaaaaagagaaaattctgaaaaaagtGAGGCTTTAAAAAGCTaaacaaaaagctaaaaactgAGTTTATAAACTAATGTCAAACAATTACATTTGTTTTAAGGCTAAATTACATTTTTGATCCTCCAACAATGAATGATGGTATttcaatttgaacaaaatttgactgCAAACTTTGTTGTAGTtcaactttctttaaaaaaaaagaaagaaaagattgctacatcttttaaaattttaactgtTGGTTTGTATGTTTTTAAcacatatgttaaattttatatcatttagatattatttactatataatccaTAAACCTTTTTTATGtgtaattttagactacaaaaactttcaatttaaacaattgattgatgacatagctattaatatttgattttcggaaaattttgcaagtattgaGGATATAAGATGAAAATGTAAATTTAATggtggattttcaaaattcacatcaaataaaaatatattgaatgaaGTTGTGACCTTAAACTACAACCAAGCatgtaaccaaactttgtcatttcaattttcttcttgtGTATATGTctatttgataattcaatagtttaAGTTGGGAGTTTTGAATCGTAAATGTCTTAATTGGAAATATTAAAAGAGTCAATTGAGCTATAAGACTTTTAGTGTCTGTTTGGCAAAGATTAAtattgtcaacttattttactattcatgggtcttactgcactttttgatactatttatggattccattgtactattttagatagcttttacctttatctatagtctTTCAGCAAGAAATTTTCAGtcttagcaaaataagcagatcccaaatggacccttagtttgttattatatatttaattgtcTTCATTTTGTCCATcaatttttaatatcaaatCAATTATGGAGGGAATGATGAAATATAATATGTTGatcaatctaaaattttaaacattgtagaataaaatttaaatgatcaaatttatttttattaataatttgataattacaacaaTAAGGGAGGGAAATGTGAATCTTAATAGGTAATATCACTAAATATATCCACTTTTTATGTAGTTAGTGGGTAATGTGgcaatttcttattaaaagaaGGAGATtttctagttaaaaaaataccGGAGGTGAGCCAAACCCTTTACAATTTAGTCTAATCAACATGGTGTaaaagttttgttaaaacatGGAAGACATGAAATGGAATTAGATTGGCATGGAACTTATAAATATTGACATTAATTTTCagatacttttaaaaaaatgaatgcaaataattttaaatatgtacATATGTTCtctgaaaaatattgtttttaaaaaatactcatCTTAAAGCTACATTTTCAAccacttttgagttttgaatcgTATTtcaatggtgttttttttttcaccacatGACTCCttagattttagattttagaattgAAACCGAGCTATGGTCGTTTCTTCAAGGTATTAGCGCATTTTGATGGGAGAGTGAGACAAGACAGTGTGCCGTTTTTCAAGGCTAAACTGCTATATATGTTTATTTGGGGACAACTTATTTAGCttatcttgaaaatttttgaaaaattgagaaaatgcGGGAGAATATGAGGCTTTAAAAAACTGtacaaaaagctaaaaactaaaaactaagtTTATAAGTTAATGCCaaacaatacattttttttaggctAAATTACATTTTTGGTCCTCCAATGATGAATGATGGTATttcaatttgaacaaaatttgactacaaacttCATTGTAGttcaactttatatatatatatatatatatatatatatatatatatatatatatatatatatatatatatatatataattgctacatatttttaaaatttaaccgttggattgcatgttctttacacttttaacacatatgtcaaattttgtatcattCAGATATGATTCTTAAACCTTTTTTATGCGTAGTTTTAGACTAAAAAAgcttgtaatttaaaaaattgattgatgacatagctattgatttttaattttcaaaaaattttgcaagtattgaggatataaaaagaaaatgtaatttaatgatagatttttaaaattcacatcaaataaACATTTATTGAGTGAAGTTGTAATCGTAGACTACAACCAAGGTTATAACCAAACTTTGTCATTCCAATTTTCTTCTTGTGTACATGTCtgtttgataattcaatagttcaCGTTGGGGGTTTTTAATCGTAAATATcttaatttgaaatattaaaaagtatCAACTGAGTTATAAGACTTTTAGTTTggtattatatatttaattgtcTCAATTTTGTccactaatttttaatatcaaatCAATTATGGATGGAAtgatgaaatatatataataggttgatcaatctaaaattttaaacattaaatgaaatttaaacgatcaaatttatttttatttataatttgatgattACAACAATAAGAGAGGGGAATGTGAAACTTAATAAGTAATATCACCGAATatatccaaattaaaaaaaaagaaagtaatacACTATTTAGTCAAATTAACATGGTGTAAAACTTTTGTTAAAACATGGAAGACATGAAATAGAATTAGATTGGCATGGAACTTATAAATAttgacatttattttttagagaccttttaaaaaaatgaacacaaataatttcaaatatttacaTATGTTCTCcgaaaaaatattgttttaaaaaaaatactcatctTAAAGCTACATTTTCAAccacttttgagttttgaaacgtatttcaatgattttttttcaccAAATGACTCCATTTTGAGTTAAACTATGCATTATTTTCTACATTTTCCTCCCATAACActtttcaactttcaacaaaaCATTATtgactttctcaaaaaaaaaaaaaaacattaatgatGTACCATCTAGATTTTGCTACTAGCCTCATTTTACGCGTTGTGCAgggattcattttttttagtgtcataattttccttttataaaaaaaaaaattgacttaacaattttaaacaagtgagagtcttttagtggaatggtaGACAAGTGACGTGGTCCATCAGAGAATTgcataatttcttgaaaatatatattagtaagAGAGTGTCCTATTTTATAGGTTATTTTAAGTGGAGTTAGAGATATAATTTTACCTAGTtattctcaagtttttttttccttagataaGGTTTAgtagtatttttaaattatataaaagtcCAGTTCATAAAAGGGAGTCTTTTTAGAGATAGTAGAGATAGATAAGGCCAAAAATGCCATGCCCAATACGTAGAAATGGATTCAAGTGATCCAAATTCTACTTTATAAtgatataatattttgaaatatgtTTTTACTTTGGGggcataaaatttgaaataaagacTTGCTAtcaattttctataataaaaaaatgctatcAAAATATACCATATGTCTAATATTATGTTATCTATAatttcgcttttttttttttgtgtggacaaGACCCATTGTTTAGAGAACTCGTTGATGATGGTGCTATATGAATGTGGTGCAAAATCTGCTTTCGAGTTTCAATCCAATGAACCTCAtgtcttttttagtttttaatgatACATGCACAATAAAGTTTCTTCCTTATCTCACAAATTATATGTGTAATTACTTGTCTCTTGCGTAAGTTTAAGACGGAAACCTTGGTGtgcaattgaaaaataaatcatGCAGGATTATAAGTTCTAGCTAATTTTAGCAGGCAGTCTTATAATATTTTAGCAAATATGGAGAGTTAATAGgaacaataaatttattagttGTTAGTCTTGAAATTTTGAGTATACCATATCTTGATGGATAACATTTTACAACTTAAATGTCACGTAGGAAGCATATGAAAATATACCTTTTGGCCTATATAAATCCAAGTGCAGCACCTATTCTAATCATTGGTCTAGTGAGTTATAGAAAAAGAGTTAATTAGAGAGTGTAGATGATGGAGTACCTttctgttttgaaaattttcttcttcatgatGAATGCTCAACTTATTGGGAGCATTTTTGGTTATAAAAAGTTGTGTATCAAAGTTGatcaaaagccaaaaagaagGTCGTTGTTCTTGTTAGAGCATCAAGAGTTTTCTTTCTAACTTGGATCTCTTCTAAGCAACAGGTAACCATTCATGTTTTCAATGTTAGTTGTTTACAAGAATAATTTTGAATTCATCTAGTAGAAATGTTCATTCTAATTCTACTtatattttggttttattttttattctttcttaaaCTGAACCTTTTGCTTTTCTTGAATGTGGCAGGAGGCAAGATGTACTGCGAGTGCAATTAACATGAAGAATGCTACTACTTTCAAGAATAATTCATGTTGCTTACGTAAAAAATTAttccattaataaaattttgactttCTTGTAGTCTCTTGCATCTCTAATTACAAATACGTACAATCACAACTCTAATCACTATGAATTTTTCTAGAGGTGTATTTGGTATTGCTTCCTCAATTGTAGCAACAATAACGTTACCAATATGAGCATATCGTTGATTACTAGCTCCTATTGGGACTCAATAATACTTCAGTTAGCCTTACATTGGTTTGACTAAATTAAGCAGCATATTTCATGTGGTTTAAATTGTGATAGCATGACGGCAATTAACAAAAGATATGATAggtttattttaggaaaaaaaaaaagcatctccATAATTGAGAACCAATTTCTCTCATAATATGTTGAATATGAACCAACTTTCAGAAAAGATGGGTTCCTCAAAATGGATAGCtaagtcaattttttatttttgagatttgtAACTGTTTCAATTTTCGAGTTAATATAAGCAAAATGCTactctatttaaaatttttctttccctCGTGTAAATATTATTTGAATTGCTCGAAGATTAACAGTTAAGAGGCTGCTTCAAGATTCACTTAAAAAAACACTAAACACAATCTTATTTCATagtttgttaattttcaaattagtttgtatttagcaaaaattatttttgccaatttattttattattatttatgggttccattgcattttttggtactatttatgagtctcactatactatttcagtttacttttatctttatctacaatactttcaacaaattttttttaattttaataaaataaacgaATCCTAAACAGAACCATTTGACGGGTCTATGGCTTGATTTGGCTCCACCCGCAAATTTGGACTTTTAAATCTGCCAAGCACTGGCCATGCGTCATAAATTAACAGATTTCGGGAACCAATCTCAAGTCTCAACAGTCAATCGTGAGTGTTCGATTTTCATAAAAGACCAAATTTCCTTATTCTTTGCAGAAAATTATCCAAAATTCGGGaagcttttttttgtttgttgattaTGCTCCAATTAGAAAGAGGATATTAAAAGCCACAGTTTGTGTATCCCACAATTCTCTGATGAAACGACAACAATTCTATATCCCATTAGAAGAActtataaaaacccaaaatgcAGTTCCCCcaagaatttaattttaataagatGAATATGAGCATACTCAAGAGTCAGCCACTTGGTTTGTGCTGTCTTGAGTGCCATAGTATCTCCCGACTCCCAAGTTTGCTGTAGCCttcatgtttttttgttttgttttccaagtaataaactaatttaatttaccacagaaaaataataatacaaagaTTCATTCAATAAATTTGCAACATAATCCATGTAACATCAAATAACTATAAATCTCAAGGGTGATGGCTTTACAATTTATATTCAATCTCCCACTGTTACCAGTTCCTGCAGGTAATAATACAAACTCCAACTTTTCTTCCTTGCCACCATATCCCCATCAACTACCAATACGGGGGCAATAAACTCTTCATTATTAAACAGACCACTGCCCTCAGACATTTCATTGCGTGAGCAACTTTGAATCACATGCCACTATTTTCACCCTGTCAACAGTCTCACTGTTCTCGTCACTCTTAAATGTAGCTTTCTGTAAGATGAAGGTCCATACATTGTCGCAAAATCTGTAAGTGTGCAGATGTCCCTGTAAGATAAATAAGGAATAAAGTATCAGAAATGACTCCGATATCACATTGCAATGCTAGCACAGTCCatcataacaatatattaactagaaaaaaatttgaaagggaATATTGCCAGACTGACATTAGTAGTGATTTGTCAGCTAAAGAACGAAATATATGGTACCTGAATCTCTGAGAAACTCAACCCTATGTTTCTTGTTAAGACGTAAACTTAAGCAGAAATATAATCAAGTGTAATGAAAAGATCAATGTATTCAAAACTCTAGAATAAATAGCCAATAACAGCAGGAATTTACAAAATTTCAGATACCCATATCACAGGATGCATTTCATAAACTGGCATACCTAACATTTCAAATACTAGTCTTCCTAATCAAAGCAGCGGGTAAGAACCAACCACCACGTTAATGTTGAGTCAAGTGAGATGCAAGactttattcattatttttctacTTTGACCCAAAACCATGACTACATGAAGGGCAAAAAGATAGCAATTGTAGCAATTAAGGCAATCAGTGTGTTCTGCTCCAACATTCTACTTTGATAACGTGTGGATATCTCTTCCATATTAAGCATAACAGACTACAAATGGAATTTCTTTACTCTTTTGCTCATAAACAGCTCTTAAAAGAGTTTTCCACTTCAGCAGCCATGTAATAGGAACGTTAAAGGAAACACACAAAAAGAAGCAACTTAGTAGAGAAGAGATTTATAGAAATTTATGACACCTATATGAAATTTTAACAGTGCATAGGTTAAAGAGTCGAAATGCTTCAACTTTCCTTTTAAAGAATAAGTAGCATGGAAACTTCTAGAAGGGGTTATAGCAAAGCATAAGCAAACACAATACTTCTAAGATACTCCTAActagatatacatatatacatatattgatATATACAATAGTCATTAAATGCatgcaaattaaaaataaaaacttataattcCAAAAAAGTAATAGACACTTATTAAACCGTACCATGGGGTACACTCAAGTGTTAGACTACTACCATCAAATCCTGAAATATGTACATAACTCTATTAAAATGCATAACAAGATTTTATAGCGTAACATTATTGTTTAGGTATGCTTGGATGGTCAAATTGTTTCAATTTATGACCATAGAAAATTtaacaaatctttttttatttttatttttattatattttttttatagtcctagataatttaaaattatctcTGCCATAACTGTACAATGTCACTTTCATGACTTATATCCATATATCTATCTAACAAAAATGATAGCCAAAATTCCTATAGTTAAAGCGTTAAAGGAATACAAAGGATCAAATAAGCAAAGCCATTTAAATGAGAACCATTGACAGAAAACTGGAACGTTCGCTCATCTACATTACTCCTGTATGAAACAGTATTGGATTTGGAGGTAATTCACCATGCTCAGCTTACTGCAGAGAACTTCAACAGCATATCACTCATATATTTCACTTATTATTGGCAAGTTATACACACCCAATGACTATTGAACCCACAGCCTTACTCAACACCTTACTCGTACAAGGGAGAAGTTGCCATTTGAACTAGAGCTTATTGGCAGACATCAAATACCTCCACTCTATGTTACTTCACTTTGGCTCTTTAAAGCTTTTCCTTTGTTCAATAGGTGATGAAGTGGGTGTTTCCTGAATCAATCATTACATTTGTGTGCTATTTTTGGCACTTTGAAGAggaaagaacaatttttttggtCTCATGAAAGCATCCGCCATTACCACTTGTCCTCCCCTTACAAGTTGGTAGTGGATAAGGACTTTGAGGTGTTCCAATGTATGCTTTTCTTTTAGAGGGCTTGACAATTGGCtacatttttttgttaattgactttgattgattttattttaatttatctatATCTGCATCTGATAGCCATACACTCATTCTAATATCATTTTGTTTAAATCTCTATCAAAAGAGCTTGTAGAAGTCAACTCTAGATATCGCAATACAATAATTTCTGaacatgtataaaaaaaatttgataggtATTTTTGAACGTATATAAATGAAGGCAAGTTATAGATTAACAGTTAATAAGCACCTTTGTTGTAAAGTGGAGACAATTATAAGCCAAGAAATTACTCCTTGCAAGCACATTTTTGTCACCACTAACATTACCGGCAGACAATTAAtccaaaatttaagaataataaGTGTAATTCATTCTGATGCTATGAAAAATCTGAGTCATTCAAGTCAGCAAGTGCTACACCAAAATGTAATCAACAGGtagagttaaattttttttttttatcagttattttattttattttttattttattgcttcTTTAAGCCAGGAACCTAGGAACATCTGCAAGCAACTTTAGTAGTACCTGTAACTTgcaagagaaatatggagagcACCCACTAAAATAGGTCCACCCTAAATGTGACAGACTAATAGCAAGGTAGGACAATACCATCTGCTTTAATCAATTTTCTGTTCCCAATTATACTTCTTcagcagaaaataaaaaggCTTAATAATATTACCCATTCATGATTTTGTCATTATCATCTACTGATTTAGTGTTTTTCCAAGAAGAAAATATTACTCaagaattcaataataataaggaaCCCATGTCTTATAATAGAGTATAGGAAATTGATAGCACTTGAAAATCCATctccaaaataaatataatttccttTTTCCCTTGGGAAattagggaaaaataaataatcaaagtATAATATActacaacaataaaaaataaccaTGTCTAAATCCCAAAACTTTGGGGGTGAGCTAGAGATCCACAATAATCTGAGTTGGccacatgtatatatatattaatgttttcTTAATAGCCCTTCTATGAGTTCTATCATATCCAAAATCATAATATATGTCACCTCCTTCTATAAGAAGTCCTTTTTAACCACTATTGATATTCTTTTGGGTGCGTTTCTATAAGCTGTTGCAAAATGACATTTTGGGTTTAAAATGAGCATTTGTCAAAAAGCTATGAGGAATTGTTGTTGCGAAACAgcattttgggttttgaaaacATGCTTTTAAACTCCCAAATCATTTAACCAAATGGACTTTTTATGTCTTCCTCTATCTTTTTTCATTCTTGTCTTAAATTAGCTCACTCTTCCTCTAGCATATTTCTTGTATACTGAGCTTCTTtcctaataaaattttcttattcatCAAAATCAGCTCACTCTTCCTCGTTGGTGCATTAATTGCTCCCCTCTACATATGGCATATTCCCCCAACAAAAGTTCAACATTGTCATTTTCAACTCGAAAACAGAAACAACCAGCATGCTCCGCAACCCAAACAagatgttttttaagaataatgctagagatacaaactattttacaaactgctgatgtggtgattgattattagtaaatgaaaagtgatattaatagtgggcttagataaaaaccaataagaggttGGTCACATCAACCGATTGTGGTTTTAGCAttaccctttttaaaaaaaaaaacaaaaaacaaaagactaaTTATTCTCAGAATCTCAAATAATTATAGTTTTCTATATTCTCATCAATAACATcaaaaatattactataaataggTGAATATtgcattaaatttatctcataaaaaaaaaaaacactacacTACCTGATCCATAATCAACATTCAACAATAACATAAACTCaatttgaaaaaggaaaaaaaaaaaaaaatttaccttaaTGGTGACCTTGCTTTTCACCTGACTTTCCAAAGCTTCAGTCATagactaaaaataatatttaaaaaaaattaaaaaaataatattaaaacaaaagattCCAAAGTGCAAAAAAACAGTGACTCATACACAACCAGCAAAGCGCAAAACCACGAATGACCTAAAACTGTACCTTATCGAACTGAACGAGAACCTGAATGGCGAGCTCAGGACTGAGCGTACCGCTATTCACCATCTCATCCAAAGTCTCCGTCAAGCACATCCCGATCGTCGATCTACGGTACAGTTCAAACGTCGCCATTCTCCGTCACCGCACACGATCTGAAccaattacacacacacactcatcaTGAACAATGAAAAAAGATTggaattggaaattgaaaaattgaaaaatgaaaacagaaaatGAGTAAAAGATGTGAATGATTTgaaggaagagagaagaaactgaaagagatttgagaggttacagatggttttgggttttggcgTTGAGCTtgtgattcttcttcttcttcgtctcgtTTGTACGTTTGGTCTTCGAAGAAACTTTGGGCGGAGAGATTTGGGGCTTTTTATACCCTAATTTTTGTAGCTTAGGGGTATATATAGACGCGACAGATCTGGAAGTATGCGAAATGACTTATTTGCCCTTCCGCTTTAtctttttgtgtaaaaaaaatattatcgttattcttttcatttgtgGCAGATAGGAGTCATGACATATTGGGCCCAAGACTGGGTTGGAAAGGCCCAAAGTTATCCGATGGtactctctatctctctcgTAGATGGGTGGGACTTGCACAATACGAGAGATGTGCTGCATATAATagatacacaattttttttttttttaatctcatgGAGCCATAGCATAAATCATCATTTCTAAGCATACACATTTGTTGGTCCCATATGTTGGAAGAGGAATGTTTAACCAAACAATTAAGATAATTTTCCATGTgctttattagtattttttgaCATACTATTTCAGTTTGTGCTATAAAACAGAATATTTTGATACTAGTCTCTTTTAGCGTATTGTCTTAGGATTATCAGCCGAAATCATTATATCAGATAAAATTTAGTGGGATGAATTGAAATGGATGGAATGAATTAGAATGGGCTGAAATTTAGAATGATAGATAATAGATATATGATTCATACAAGTTAACAAattagaatataaaattttggcaattttagatgaaatggaatgaaattcATGTTTTTTGTTAGTGTGCGGTTGTGATGAGCGATTATAGCATAATATGATGCACTTTCACACATACAATAATCCTGCTTTATGGACAATATTGTTTCACGGAAgcaatatttgtttttatagtgAATAAATGATATTTGGATAAGCTAGTAACTCTTGAGTGGATATACCTATTCATTCAAATGTGCCTATTCCTAAGGATGCAAGAAGATTATCTCTAAGTACTAAGAGTCTAGTACATTCATTTACATCACGACAACACAAGCGTGTTGTTTCAATTCAGGACCTTCGAATATGTTTCCATTCCATCCTTTATTGCTAACTGGGCATAAGCCTAACGAcagataaaaaatatcattgttCATTGAAGCTGGGTaattataaaatacttttttttatgttctcac
This genomic interval carries:
- the LOC142621195 gene encoding transcription initiation factor IIA subunit 2, whose translation is MATFELYRRSTIGMCLTETLDEMVNSGTLSPELAIQVLVQFDKSMTEALESQVKSKVTIKGHLHTYRFCDNVWTFILQKATFKSDENSETVDRVKIVACDSKLLTQ